From Chloroflexota bacterium, a single genomic window includes:
- a CDS encoding glycosyltransferase family 2 protein, with protein MSQRTLERERDEPWGRHATPASRDTVRELLGEVGAEPGLRTDPRVVAVVPAFNEERSIGSVILKVLPHVDEVIVVDDGSADATADIAHRAGATVVRHEENQGKGVALQTGFRYAQERKADAVVTLDADGQHIPAEIPKVVRPVLDDEADIVVGSRYLEPASDVPLARIWGHRVFNFITNRSSGVSVTDSQSGFRAFSQHALENFRFSSSSFSVESEMQFLAHERGLRLTEVPIIIRYDDPPKRNVFVHGLIVLNGIMRLIGQHHPLLFFSLPGLIILLAGLGLGMFVVDRYTNYGQLAVGYGLITVLLLVVGHVSFFAGVILHSVRGLLLSLIPRGSQ; from the coding sequence ATGAGTCAGCGCACACTGGAACGAGAGCGAGATGAGCCCTGGGGGCGGCACGCGACGCCAGCGTCGCGCGACACCGTCCGCGAGCTGCTCGGCGAGGTGGGCGCCGAGCCAGGGCTCAGGACTGATCCGCGAGTCGTCGCCGTGGTGCCGGCCTTTAACGAGGAGCGGTCCATCGGCAGCGTGATCCTGAAGGTGCTGCCCCACGTCGACGAGGTCATCGTCGTCGACGATGGCTCGGCAGACGCCACGGCGGACATCGCGCACCGGGCCGGCGCAACCGTTGTCCGGCATGAGGAGAATCAGGGCAAGGGCGTCGCCTTGCAGACCGGCTTTCGCTACGCTCAAGAGCGCAAGGCGGACGCCGTCGTCACGCTCGACGCCGACGGCCAGCACATCCCGGCCGAGATCCCGAAGGTTGTGCGGCCCGTCCTGGACGACGAAGCTGATATCGTCGTCGGCTCCCGCTATCTGGAGCCGGCCAGCGACGTGCCGCTGGCACGGATCTGGGGCCATCGCGTCTTCAACTTCATCACCAACCGCTCGTCAGGCGTCTCCGTCACCGATTCGCAGAGCGGTTTCCGCGCCTTCTCGCAACACGCCCTGGAGAATTTCCGCTTCAGCTCGAGCAGCTTCTCGGTCGAGTCCGAGATGCAGTTTCTGGCCCACGAGCGCGGGCTGCGGCTGACCGAAGTCCCCATCATCATTCGGTACGACGATCCGCCGAAGCGCAACGTCTTCGTGCACGGGCTGATCGTCCTCAACGGCATCATGCGGTTGATCGGTCAGCATCACCCGCTGCTGTTCTTCTCGCTGCCGGGCCTGATCATCCTGCTGGCCGGTCTCGGCCTCGGGATGTTCGTCGTGGACCGCTACACCAACTACGGACAGCTTGCCGTCGGCTACGGCCTGATCACAGTGCTGCTGCTGGTGGTCGGCCACGTCTCGTTCTTCGCAGGGGTGATCCTGCACTCGGTCCGTGGGCTGCTGCTCTCGCTGATCCCACGTGGATCGCAGTAG
- a CDS encoding class I SAM-dependent methyltransferase — MVLSSVRSPATSAGLSNGWPGRAIREPSRRDAHYLHLKRLVLTLSAAAARCLEPTATYRILDIGSGRKPYFPIFEPYAREYIGVDPGDGLGPDVRGAAEHLPFADASADVIVSTQVLEHVDNPDATVAEWRRVLRPGGLVIASTHGMYLYHPIPSDHWRWTHTGLRKLFERNGLRVQSLEACERTLSVLVMLLGIHASTFADHHGFGWLFRSGLAGVHALIDRIDGVSTSQAIPDSALRWGAMPCSYVIVAEQPSGDPPQDAAPAPLPADCPAARIPTLV; from the coding sequence TTGGTGCTCTCATCCGTACGCTCGCCCGCTACAAGCGCCGGCCTCTCGAACGGCTGGCCTGGGCGCGCCATCCGCGAGCCATCACGGCGCGATGCCCACTACCTACACCTGAAGCGGCTCGTGCTGACGCTGTCGGCTGCCGCGGCGCGCTGTCTGGAGCCGACAGCGACCTATCGGATCCTCGACATCGGCTCCGGGCGGAAGCCGTATTTCCCGATCTTCGAGCCGTACGCCCGCGAGTACATCGGGGTTGACCCGGGCGATGGTCTCGGCCCAGACGTGCGCGGCGCTGCCGAGCACCTGCCGTTCGCCGATGCGTCGGCGGATGTCATCGTTTCGACCCAGGTGCTCGAACACGTGGACAACCCGGATGCGACGGTGGCGGAGTGGCGGCGCGTTCTCCGTCCAGGCGGGCTGGTCATTGCCTCGACGCACGGGATGTACCTGTACCACCCGATCCCGAGCGACCACTGGCGCTGGACCCACACGGGCCTTCGCAAGCTCTTCGAGCGGAACGGTCTGCGCGTGCAGTCGCTGGAGGCCTGCGAGCGGACGCTCTCGGTCCTGGTGATGCTGCTCGGCATCCACGCATCGACGTTTGCTGACCACCACGGCTTTGGCTGGCTGTTCCGAAGCGGGCTGGCAGGGGTACATGCGCTCATCGACCGCATCGACGGTGTCTCGACGAGCCAGGCCATTCCCGATAGTGCGCTTCGCTGGGGGGCGATGCCCTGCTCGTACGTGATCGTCGCCGAGCAGCCATCTGGCGATCCGCCGCAGGACGCCGCGCCAGCGCCGCTGCCGGCGGACTGTCCGGCTGCGCGCATCCCGACGCTCGTCTGA
- the rfbC gene encoding dTDP-4-dehydrorhamnose 3,5-epimerase — MKFIDTGLKDAYSIELEPISDQRGFFARIFCVDEMRALGMETDIVQVNMSHNLRKGVVRGMHYQVAPAPEAKLMRCIRGAIYDVIVDMREDSPTYLQWFGIELSAENRKALYVPPMFAHGYQALTDGAEVFYPTTGVYTPSCERGIRHDDPAIGIQWPIPPTEISAKDQSWPLLIVERRTPVAAR; from the coding sequence ATGAAGTTCATCGACACCGGCCTCAAGGACGCCTACAGCATCGAACTGGAGCCGATCTCCGATCAGCGAGGCTTCTTTGCACGGATCTTCTGCGTGGACGAGATGCGCGCCCTGGGGATGGAGACGGACATCGTGCAGGTCAACATGTCCCACAATCTCCGGAAGGGCGTCGTCCGTGGGATGCACTATCAGGTTGCGCCAGCGCCCGAGGCGAAGCTGATGCGGTGCATCCGTGGGGCCATCTACGATGTGATCGTGGACATGCGCGAGGACTCGCCGACCTACCTGCAGTGGTTCGGCATCGAGCTGAGCGCTGAGAATCGCAAGGCGCTGTACGTCCCGCCGATGTTCGCGCACGGCTACCAGGCATTGACGGACGGCGCTGAGGTCTTCTACCCGACGACGGGCGTCTACACGCCGTCCTGCGAGCGCGGCATCCGCCACGACGATCCGGCCATCGGCATCCAGTGGCCGATCCCGCCCACCGAGATCTCGGCCAAGGATCAGTCGTGGCCTCTGCTGATTGTTGAGCGGCGGACGCCGGTGGCGGCACGCTGA